Proteins encoded together in one Microplitis mediator isolate UGA2020A chromosome 7, iyMicMedi2.1, whole genome shotgun sequence window:
- the LOC130671772 gene encoding uncharacterized protein LOC130671772 yields MKSLVVILCLFITVSQCQFMDMSFLDNMMENMNSQINNQMAIMHQQINNNIANQLLNVDRLISNIHNIPLPPAANGQTIIVNGGSGESHTVLSGTGADGKAYFRDITDRMVGSVLHRTERIYNPKTDTIETYQYTYDTSNPNAKPVLVKTDAKKSGN; encoded by the exons atGAAGTCGCTTGTGGTTATTTTGTGTTTATTTATCAC AGTATCGCAGTGTCAATTTATGGACATGAGTTTTCTTGACAATATGAtggaaaatatgaattctcaaataaataatcaaatggCGATTATGCACCaacaaattaacaataatattgcCAATCAATTGTTAAATGTCGATCGACTAATAA gtAACATTCATAACATTCCATTACCGCCGGCAGCAAATGGACAAACAATAATTGTCAATGGAGGCAGTGGTGAATCACATACTGTATTGTCAGGTACTGGTGCCGATGGGAAAGCATATTTCCGAGATATTACTGACCGAATGGTAGGCTCAGTTTTACATCGTACTGAACGAATTTATAATCCGAAAACTGATACCATTGAAACGTATCAGTATACTTATGATACATCAAACCCCAATGCTAAGCCAGTTCTGGTTAAAACTGATGCTAAAAAGTCCGGTAATTAA
- the LOC130672062 gene encoding uncharacterized protein LOC130672062 → MSLIHCVAVYLIAVMLSCVMVNNAQVAQSAEANVASNLTQAADNGTNTANQTTNVSQNLTNSQMAAVPTTASAPSGTEPSLNSSNPTATMMPTVSPMNKMLENPMSAMTGNPMLGMAMNTMSNMVMKPVCDIMGSMKEMMGTML, encoded by the exons ATGAGCCTGATCCATTGTGTAGCTGTATATCTGATAGCTGTTATGCTGTCTTGCGTAATGGTCAATAATGCTCAAGTCGCTCAGAGTGCTGAGGCTAATGTCGCTTCCAATTTGACCCAAGCGGCTGATAACGGTACCAATACAGCAAATCAAACTACTAACGTCAGCCAAAACCTGACCAATTCTCAAATGGCTGCTGTACCAACTACTGCAAGTGCTCCTAGTGGGACCGAACCCTCGTTGAACAGTAGCAATCCTACGGCTACAATGAT GCCCACTGTCAGTCCTATGAATAAAATGCT TGAGAACCCTATGTCTGCTATGAC TGGGAACCCTATGCTTGGTATGGC TATGAATACTATGTCTAATATGGT TATGAAACCTGTGTGTGATATAAT gGGCTCAATGAAAGAAATGATGGGC ACCATGTTATAG